A DNA window from Oncorhynchus tshawytscha isolate Ot180627B unplaced genomic scaffold, Otsh_v2.0 Un_contig_588_pilon_pilon, whole genome shotgun sequence contains the following coding sequences:
- the LOC121845980 gene encoding basic salivary proline-rich protein 2-like: MRASGLPCHPQPQGQRATLSPSAPGPAGYLVTLSPRASGLPCHPQPQGQRATLSPSAPGPAGYLVTLSPRASGLPCYPQPQGQRATLSPSAPGPAGYLATLRPRASGQPCHPQPQGQRATYATLSPRASGLPCHPQPQGQRATLPPSAPGPAGYLVTLSPRASGLPCHPQPQGQRATLPPSAPGPAGNLATLSPRASGLPCHPQPQGQRATLPPSAPGPAGYLATLSPRATGITEFSTMASDFHISHHLPKYVNSEDCQQKQTNVCRV, encoded by the coding sequence aTGCGGGCCAGCGGGCTACCTTGTCACCCTCAGCCCCAGGGCCAGCGGGCTACCTTGTCACCCTCAGCCCCAGGGCCAGCGGGCTACCTTGTCACCCTCAGCCCCAGGGCCAGCGGGCTACCTTGTCACCCTCAGCCCCAGGGCCAGCGGGCTACCTTGTCACCCTCAGCCCCAGGGCCAGCGGGCTACCTTGTCACCCTCAGCCCCAGGGCCAGCGGGCTACCTTGCTACCCTCAGCCCCAGGGCCAGCGGGCTACCTTGTCACCCTCAGCCCCAGGGCCAGCGGGCTACCTTGCCACCCTCAGACCCAGGGCCAGCGGGCAACCTTGCCACCCTCAGCCCCAGGGCCAGCGGGCTACCTATGCCACCCTCAGCCCCAGGGCCAGCGGGCTACCTTGCCACCCTCAGCCCCAGGGCCAGCGGGCAACCTTGCCACCCTCAGCCCCAGGGCCAGCGGGCTACCTTGTCACCCTCAGCCCCAGGGCCAGCGGGCTACCTTGCCACCCTCAGCCCCAGGGCCAGCGGGCTACCTTGCCACCCTCAGCCCCAGGGCCAGCGGGCAACCTTGCCACCCTCAGCCCCAGGGCCAGCGGGCTACCTTGCCACCCTCAGCCCCAGGGCCAGCGGGCTACCTTGCCACCCTCAGCCCCAGGGCCAGCGGGCTACCTTGCCACCCTCAGCCCCAGGGCCACTGGAATAACTGAGTTTTCCACTATGGCTTCAGATTTCcacatctctcaccatctccccAAGTATGTAAACAGTGAGGATTGCCAGCAGAAACAGACAAACGTGTGCAGGGTGTAA